The Faecalibaculum rodentium genome segment CCGCAAAGGAGGACGCACCCTGGGCTATGTTGGAACACAGATTGGCCGGATACACAATGGTGTCAAATCCGGTGGTCATGCGGTTGTTGATGCCAATGGGAATGATTCCATAATGGGTCCCGGTCATGACCATCAGCGGGAAGAAGGCGCCGAGAATCAGCGGAACCAGCCAGCCGGCATAGGTGTTCAGGGCATTGATGCCGTCTGCGATCCAGGTGGCAACGATATACCCCACAGGTCCCAGGACCAGCAGACCCAGCAGGCCGGCCACCAGCGCAGTGATCAGCGGCTTTGTGAAGAACTTGATGGCCTTCGGGGAGATCCGGTCAGCCACAGGCTCGATGTAGCTCTGAGCCAGGACGATCAGGATCGCCGGAATGACCGAACTGGAGTAGGATGCCGCATATACCGGCAGGCCCAGAAAGGAAACCCCTTCACCGGTTTCCTTGGCAGCGGTCACCATGGCAATGAAGTTCGGGTGCAGCAGCATGCCGCCCAGCAGCATCGCAATATAGGGATTGCAGCCGAATTTCTTCGCCGCGGAATTTGCCAGCAGCACCGGCAGGAAATAGAATGCGGCATCGGCCATGAAATTCAGGACCTGATAAGTGGAATCCGCGGCTGTCAGCCAGCCAAAGGCCGTGCAGAGGGCCAGGACAGCCTTGAGCATACCTGCAGCGGTGATGGCCGGAAGAACAGGTGTGAAAATACCGGTGATGGTGTCGATCAGACGGCTGCCCCATCCCTTTTTTTCGCCATTCTGTGCCCTGGCGCCGCCTTCATCCAGCTTGCAGATGGCCATGATGGGTTTGTATACATGATTGACGTCATTGCCGATGATGACCTGATACTGACCGCCGCTCTGGACGACCCCCAGAACACCCGGTGTTTCCTTCAGCTTTTCCGTCTGCGCCTTTCCTTCATCCCGGAGGTTGAAGCGCAGTCTTGTGGCGCAGTGTGTCAGACCGGAGACATTGTCCCTGCCTCCGACCAGAGACAGGATTTCCTGTCCAAGTTCTGTGTAGTTCATCGCATTTCCTTTCTTTGTTTCAAGTTTGACAGGAGCATAAAGGGGGCGTGCCCGCCTGTTCCTGTGCATGTTCATCAGTCCCGGCTCTGTCTGTACAGCTCAATCAGCCGGTTGATGTGGATGGTCAGATACACCATCTCGTCGTTGTTCAGCGTTTTTCCATATTCCTTCCGGACCAGATCCGCCACTTTAAGGGCGCACAGATACGCTTTTTTGTACTGTGACTTGATCATCTGGTACAGACCGGGGTCCGTTTCCAGGGCTGTGGATGTCTGTTCGGAAAACAGCCGCCTGGAGAAATACTTCAGGTGTGTCACAAACCGCTCATACTGGAGAGAATTCCTGTCCAGCTGAATCTGGCAGTCATACTCCACCAGCGAGAGGACCTTACGGATCAGCCGCATCATTTCATTGGTTTCCGACATGGAATTGATCTGGCTGGCCACACTGATGAAGTGCAGCGCAATGAACCCCGCTTCATCACGGGGCAAGGTCGACCCGGTATGTTTGCGGATGATGTCCAGAGCTTTCATGCCGATTTCGTATTCATGTGGATAAAACGAACGGATCTCCGACAGCAGGGCATTGGACAGATCCAGTCCCTTCCCGTGTCTTTCCAGGGCGAAGGCAATGTGATCGGCCAGATTGACCATGAGTCCGTCGCTGAGTTCAGTATGAAGACTCAGCTTTCCATAGGCCACGATGTCGTTGAAAGCCTGCAGGACCTCCAGGGGAACCCTGGCCAGAATGGTCTCCATGGCGTCCTGATCCTGTCTGGAATCCAGACGGTACACCTTTTCTATGCGGTCTTCGTCAATGGGATCACCGGGTTTCTTTTTGAACCCCAGGCCGCATCCCATCACGAGGAATTCCCTGTTTCTGGTGTCTCTGGATCGTACCAGGTTGTTGTTGATGACTTTCTCGACATTCATTTCCTTCACTCCTTTCCGTGAACTCTCACGGATCTGCACGAAAAAAGGCTACACCCCGACACACGCAAAAATCCCTTTGAATACTTCGTTCATGGATTTGCTGTGTGCACGCAAGGTATAGCCTGATCCTTCTCAGTAACAATCCGTTCGTACGCAACTATTAAAACCAACACCTGCGGTTGTGTCAACACCTCAGCCGGACATAAAACCGCCTGGTTTCAACGGCCCGGAAACTGTCACACACCGTTGGCAGCCCCGGCTGCTGCTTCCTTACCTGTCTGCCGACGCACCCTCGCTGTCCACTTTATCAGACCCGCTGCCGTCCTGTCCCGCTGTTTTCAGCACCTGGTGCAGTTTCTCGCGGATCACCGGCATGCGCTGTGTCTCGAACTCCGGGTGCATCCTGAACCACCGCACATTCAGCGGACTGGGGTGCGGGAGCACATAACAGGGGATCCCGTCATATTCCTGGTCCTGAAACACCAGCTCCGTGAACTCCCGTTTCGGAAACAGCCGGGATGCCGCCTC includes the following:
- the licT gene encoding BglG family transcription antiterminator LicT, which produces MNVEKVINNNLVRSRDTRNREFLVMGCGLGFKKKPGDPIDEDRIEKVYRLDSRQDQDAMETILARVPLEVLQAFNDIVAYGKLSLHTELSDGLMVNLADHIAFALERHGKGLDLSNALLSEIRSFYPHEYEIGMKALDIIRKHTGSTLPRDEAGFIALHFISVASQINSMSETNEMMRLIRKVLSLVEYDCQIQLDRNSLQYERFVTHLKYFSRRLFSEQTSTALETDPGLYQMIKSQYKKAYLCALKVADLVRKEYGKTLNNDEMVYLTIHINRLIELYRQSRD
- a CDS encoding beta-glucoside-specific PTS transporter subunit IIABC translates to MNYTELGQEILSLVGGRDNVSGLTHCATRLRFNLRDEGKAQTEKLKETPGVLGVVQSGGQYQVIIGNDVNHVYKPIMAICKLDEGGARAQNGEKKGWGSRLIDTITGIFTPVLPAITAAGMLKAVLALCTAFGWLTAADSTYQVLNFMADAAFYFLPVLLANSAAKKFGCNPYIAMLLGGMLLHPNFIAMVTAAKETGEGVSFLGLPVYAASYSSSVIPAILIVLAQSYIEPVADRISPKAIKFFTKPLITALVAGLLGLLVLGPVGYIVATWIADGINALNTYAGWLVPLILGAFFPLMVMTGTHYGIIPIGINNRMTTGFDTIVYPANLCSNIAQGASSFAVALKTKKEKVRELGWSAGITAVCGITEPALYGVNMRYKTPLIAACVGGGAGGLFVGLMGVRNYAGGSPGLMTLPGYIGERGFYDLSNACIGAVIAFVVSFAVTWFLFHDEDEGLKAAAGEETKKEKEAASCLENASVQILAPVSGTLVPLSEVNDPTFAQEILGKGFAIRPADGTFVSPVEGEVVMVFNTEHAIGLRSADGAEVLIHVGLDTVNLNGEHYHALVKAGDKVKPGTPLLKVDLDAVGKAGYDVITPVLVTNTSEFADIVCNAPGQIEAGQPAARAFR